In the genome of Xiphias gladius isolate SHS-SW01 ecotype Sanya breed wild chromosome 1, ASM1685928v1, whole genome shotgun sequence, the window ATGATTCAGGGGAAATGGGCATGGGGGGCGAGTACGAAGACAGCAGCCAGAGCATGATGTGGACAGACGGGAGTGCAGGAGGGCAGCACCAGCAGCCTCCACATCCCCAGCCTCCTCGTCGGCACGGCGGTCGTAGAGTAGACCGGCTAGACATCAACATCCAGATTGACGAATCTTACTGTGTAGATGTGGGAGACGGTCTGAAGCGCTGGAAGTGCCGCATGTGTGATAAATCGTACACATCAAAATACAACCTGGTCACACACATTCTGGGCCACAATGGCATCAAGCCACACGCCTGTCCTCATTGCGGGAAGCTCTTCAAGCAGCCCAGCCATCTTCAAACCCACCTGCTAACCCACCAAGGTACGCGGCCCCACAAGTGCACCGTCTGCAAGAAGGGCTTCACCCAAACCAGCCACCTGAAGCGACACATGCTCCAACACACTGACGTCAAGCCGTACAGCTGCCGCTTCTGCCGCCGCGGCTTTGCCTATCCCAGCGAACTGCGAGCGCACGAGGTGAAGCACGAGCGGGGTCGCTGCCATGTGTGCTCGCAGTGTGGCATGGAGTTCCCCACCTACGCCCACCTCAAACGCCACCAGACCAGCCACCAGGGGCCCCACACCTTCCAGTGCACCGAGTGCAACAAGTCATTCGCTTACCGTAGCCAGCTCCAGAACCACCTCCTTAAGCACCAGAGCCCAAGGCCTTACACCTGCTCCCAATGCGGCCTGGAGTTTGTGCAGCTCCATCACCTACGTcagcactcactcactcataaGGTACTGACAGCGCCACCTGACACTTCCGCTCCCACCCAGACATGGCTGCTCCTGTTACAGACACGCTGTAAATATTACATGTATAGATCATTAGACTGCTAAAGTTTTTTCTCGtcatataaaagaaaataatagtagagagccaaaacaaaaagacacaaaaaagaggCAGTATTAGATCACCAAATGGAGGCCACCACACATGTGTTGTCCAAAGGCCTCACCTCAGTTCATCTCCTGTCCTTTGCCCACTGAGATCTGGGTGAAGTAGACAGGTAAGAGCACTTAGCCTGGCAGGCATCCATCCTGCATACTTTTGTGCCTTCAGGTCGGATTTATCTTTTGACTAAAACTTCCTTGAGGTTTCTGAGGTCAGAATAGAAGAAACCGCAAAATGTCCCAACAGACTAATAAGCACCCAGCctaaatgttaataaagtaaaatgaaaagatagGAAGCTATTTCATCAACAACATACTAAGGACAgactttttggggtttttttaaagcGCTTATCATTGTAGTAATAACAGATCTGGATCAGGAAAAGTGCCCATTTTTTTGTAAGTAATGTTTGATTAAGTATACTTAATCAAACATTCACTATTCAATAGAACAAGCTCCAGGATGTGTCTCCAGGGGACATCATCAAAGCTAGAATCTTTTAGTTTCTAGCTTTCCAAGAggtttgttcatgttaacaaaCTGGGACTGATCTGCTGCAAGATCCTGGGAAAAGTCTTAATTCTGCTGTAAGCTGCAAAAATCTCTTTCACTTAAAGATGTCTTCTAATTACCCGTTCCCCGTTAAAAAACCTTCAAACAtcaaaggaaattaaatgtaGAATAGAAACTTGGTTCAAAACAAGGTtcaattctatatttttgtaagAATTTGATTTTGTACATCCACAATACCAGGAGCCCTCATGTACTCTTCATTATAATCCTCGTCTGAATGAACTGTCTGTAATTGCTCAGTGCCCCCTGCCTGCTCTACACACTTGCGCGCagtcgctcacacacacaggtgaggaagagggagacagggagaaatcacacacagtgacaagTGAAAATGCTGAATTTCTAAGGATTTACCTAACTTTGATTACTTTCAGAGGGACAAAAATCCTAAGCCACACTCATCATTGAAATGAGAGTGGAGTCTGTATTCtcaatggagaaaaaaaggttctCTTTTGTGGCTTGTATTTGAGTGTGCTGTCTGTTCGCTGCTCCCCCTGGTGGACAACAAGTGGGCAGCAACACAGCCCATTTGTTGTGCAGACAGTGGGTGGACTGTCAGTCTGCCAGATTTGTCTGCTTATACAAACACTGTCTCTCGACCCACCAGTGTCCTGTAATACATATTTGTTCTTCTCAATAACCCAGAATCCACTTATTCAGTGCCACTTTTTTGTCTGCTGACACTGGCTGCAGAGTGGTGTGTATGATGCATCAGCACGTTCATTTAGAAAAGCCTCAAGGCCTTAGATGTTGTGAATTGTCTGCTCTTGTGACCTGCTTCTCCATGTTTCGTACATTTCCCGTGGCATGTGGTTGAGAATATATTACGGGAGCAGTATAAGGACGGGGACAAAGGGCTTTTGCTGTTGTATTAGAGTAACCTCTTTTGATACACCTAAAATGGCTGCCATGGATTCTCATATGGTCAAAGCGATGGACAGCATCTCACAGCCAGGATGTGAATATCATTAGGTTAAAATGTCTTTGCCATCATAGCATGTTGTCCTTCCATCGTTTCTACACAACATGATGAAAACCAAAGAGCTGTTCTGTTCATTAGAGTAAAGTTGTAAACCTCTTCTTTGGGCGACATGTTCAACAGGAAGATTATACCTGATAATACAACACACAGTTTGATTTTGTCACTGATATTATTATGCTTTGTCTTACTACTTCAACGAGGGACAATCGTCTGTGTTTTAGAACTGCTGTTCCCTTGATGCTTTTAGGGATGCAAATGGGAAGTATAAAGTTGTAAAGGATTTAGTGAGTTATGCagtgggctacaacttgagctccatttttttttagcccatgttagtttacattttggcaaaatttAAAGTATGCTGAACTAGCTATTTACCGTTACAGTTTACCGTTAGAGTTTCTGTCTGCAACACACCAATGGATGGAAAgaactatcactggattactttgatactgcaGAAAGCTTGAAGAAAAATGAGACGATTCTTAGGCAAGATCTGGAGTTGTaaggagagttttttttctatgatttcaaAGCATATATATGGACATTTAATAGTAATGGACATTCTGGGAAAGGGTAGGTCACACTGAATATCAAAATGTGTGCATCATGTCTGAGTTATGACTCAGAAGGAGTGTGATTTTTGTAAGTAATTGCAGAAACCATTAGATGCTAATGGAGGCCTCCGTGAGCTGTGTGTGTCACAACCACTGCTTTTGCCATTGTAACTGCTGACCATGTTGATAAACAGGCCAAATTAGCAGCCAAACTGCAACAACTAACTCCCAGTTGTTTTCAGACCACTAGCATGCAACTCACGCAGTATTTTGCCTCATTCTCTCCCTCCGCGACCCTACTTCAAGTCTCTTACACCTCCCcatcacagtttgaaaacctgtGAATTAAGCAGTTAATccatttctgtcacattttagTAAACAATGTGATGAGGAAGAAGACTGCAATGCACATCGCTAGATTGGAACGACTAacccctttccttctctttggaCTCTGCAGGGAATGAAAGGCCACAAGTGTGATGTGTGTTCCCGAGAGTTCACCCTGTCTGCCAACCTGAAGAGGCATATGCTCATCCACAACAGCGTTAGACCCTTCCAGTGTCATGTCTGCTTCAAAAGCTTCATCCAGAAACAGACCCTGAAGACCCACATGATCGTCCACCTGCCTGTCAAGCCATTCAAATGCAAGGCGAGTATTTGAACTtgattaattatatatataaaaaaaaaattataaccTGGGTGATAGTAGCAAATGTAAGATTTTTCTAATTAATTTTGCTGCGAAAGGAGATGGATTTTTggttcagttcaattttatgTGACAGgattatgtgaagaggagaaatgagaaaatatgctGAAAGGAACCAGCTCATGAGGGTTTCATTCTTTGATATCAGTGGATTTGGTAAAATCAAATTCACATTGTTACAGTGAGAGAAACTTTCAGATGTTTAGAGCCAGCTGTTGTCAGGCAGGAGGATTTTATCATGAACTACCATCTACCAGTAACAGCTTTGACGTATATCTTTTCTGCTTATGTCGGTTCTCACAGATGTCACTATTTTGAATtatgtttgttaatttttttatttttattttttttttttaaggtttgtgGCAAGTCTTTCAATAGAATGTACAACCTACTGGGCCACATGCACCTCCATGCTGGCAGTAAGCCCTTCAAGTGTCCTTACTGCACCAGTAAGTTCAACCTGAAGGGGAACCTCAGCAGGCACATGAAGGTCAAGCATGGAATGGACGTTTCACCAGAGGGACAAGGTGAGGACCACTGTCCAtattgtcaatatttttttttttgattgaacATACATGCTTTTCCTCAGCAATGCCCAACCTCACATTCACATCCGAAACAGCTTGGTTTTGTGTTCGCCAGGGCTGTTGCACAATTCGTATCAGTGACTCTTTGATCATAAACCTGCTACTGGCCTGGTCCCGGCCTGATGGCTTTGAAGCCTACATCAAAACTCTAAACCacactctctcatacacacatgcccaaaatataaataattaacattgtttttaataaattttaaattgtaacTTTAATTTTCAGGTAATATTTAATAGCACACAAAAATGAGCTTGAACCCAGCTCGTCCTTGGACCCGGTCAAGCTCAGCCTGAGCCACCAACCTCAACCAAAGCCTGTTTTATAGTATGTGTTGTATGGCTTGGCTTTGTTTCGGCTTTTCGCTTCCTGCTCTTCATGTTGTTCTTCTTCTACTTTTGGTTTGATTGGCGGTTGGGTTCATGTTGTACATTCTTTAtaactgttttactgtttaccTAAGACATTCAAGGTTGATTTATTTTTCGACCATACAAACATCAAACACGATGTCATGTATTTCCATGCAGAATTTAGCCAAGTTTGGATCAGAATCTGATTACATTCATGGGGTTGCCTGCTCATGTTGCCaggccactgtcaatcaaatctgatccCATATCACACGCACAGTTGTTTTGAAGCAGATTagagtttttgagtgttaaactcttaataatAATGACCTACGGGTATTTTTCCAGATGTAAACTATGATTTGTTGCTTAATTTAATCATAAATATTCAATAGTActtagaaaaacttttttttttttaattttattttaagggGCTTTAAACCAAAAAAGACTATAACCATATCTAAAAGTAATCGGTTTTGTAGCACAATCATATGAAAGTAATCAAAACTTTAAGTCTATTAATTCAAGGCAAGAACTCATATCTGTTAACATTTAAGCAAGAAAACAATTGGAAACATGATGGGCAACCCTAAGGAATTTCTTCAGCATGGTGACACTGATTGTACTGTACTAAGAGTAAGGAAGAAGATAGCTTTCGAAATGTACTTGATAatgcctttttttgtgttttccagaaGTTCTTCCAGAAATGGAAAGCCAGGGTGAGTATGAAGGACAGAACTTCAGCTTTACATCACCAGACAGTATGGACAATGGTGGCTCCCAAAACCTCACTAAACTCACTACAGCAAACATGGAGGACATGGAGGAGTATTACAACTTTGGCAAGGATACGAGCAGCTACACCACACCTTGAGTTGTGATGGACCAGAGAACATGAtgtggggttttcttttttttttttttttaatttttattttattttc includes:
- the znf710b gene encoding zinc finger protein 710 isoform X1 is translated as MRSLKHLKPHSRRSVEEASRRLGRCDPKVMARLVDIGTQTDPVVVLSLAQAAVLGLISQNEVFGATIAPNGFYTGEPKESPAPPVDGVDYEYADQLIGANGDYLGDNLGEDGQMQPSCSQRRWQQGPPQHPDGKMVGPDRHGLQGGDVSSSHVKGEGVNSGMSSCVHMLNNMAPRGGVVQVDPATLRGTNKNCAECEREATNQQQANTHGHPPPSQVGHRGGEQGHRGLQGQRPMGGHGRGREDEEEVEHQGNNMMKPTQQDEAISSYFQTSEVGSYDSGEMGMGGEYEDSSQSMMWTDGSAGGQHQQPPHPQPPRRHGGRRVDRLDINIQIDESYCVDVGDGLKRWKCRMCDKSYTSKYNLVTHILGHNGIKPHACPHCGKLFKQPSHLQTHLLTHQGTRPHKCTVCKKGFTQTSHLKRHMLQHTDVKPYSCRFCRRGFAYPSELRAHEVKHERGRCHVCSQCGMEFPTYAHLKRHQTSHQGPHTFQCTECNKSFAYRSQLQNHLLKHQSPRPYTCSQCGLEFVQLHHLRQHSLTHKGMKGHKCDVCSREFTLSANLKRHMLIHNSVRPFQCHVCFKSFIQKQTLKTHMIVHLPVKPFKCKVCGKSFNRMYNLLGHMHLHAGSKPFKCPYCTSKFNLKGNLSRHMKVKHGMDVSPEGQEVLPEMESQGEYEGQNFSFTSPDSMDNGGSQNLTKLTTANMEDMEEYYNFGKDTSSYTTP
- the znf710b gene encoding zinc finger protein 710 isoform X2; this translates as MARLVDIGTQTDPVVVLSLAQAAVLGLISQNEVFGATIAPNGFYTGEPKESPAPPVDGVDYEYADQLIGANGDYLGDNLGEDGQMQPSCSQRRWQQGPPQHPDGKMVGPDRHGLQGGDVSSSHVKGEGVNSGMSSCVHMLNNMAPRGGVVQVDPATLRGTNKNCAECEREATNQQQANTHGHPPPSQVGHRGGEQGHRGLQGQRPMGGHGRGREDEEEVEHQGNNMMKPTQQDEAISSYFQTSEVGSYDSGEMGMGGEYEDSSQSMMWTDGSAGGQHQQPPHPQPPRRHGGRRVDRLDINIQIDESYCVDVGDGLKRWKCRMCDKSYTSKYNLVTHILGHNGIKPHACPHCGKLFKQPSHLQTHLLTHQGTRPHKCTVCKKGFTQTSHLKRHMLQHTDVKPYSCRFCRRGFAYPSELRAHEVKHERGRCHVCSQCGMEFPTYAHLKRHQTSHQGPHTFQCTECNKSFAYRSQLQNHLLKHQSPRPYTCSQCGLEFVQLHHLRQHSLTHKGMKGHKCDVCSREFTLSANLKRHMLIHNSVRPFQCHVCFKSFIQKQTLKTHMIVHLPVKPFKCKVCGKSFNRMYNLLGHMHLHAGSKPFKCPYCTSKFNLKGNLSRHMKVKHGMDVSPEGQEVLPEMESQGEYEGQNFSFTSPDSMDNGGSQNLTKLTTANMEDMEEYYNFGKDTSSYTTP